The Immundisolibacter cernigliae genome has a window encoding:
- a CDS encoding LLM class flavin-dependent oxidoreductase, which translates to MAALRFGVYCEMQSAPDKSHPELAWEVFRLIEHADALGYDVYSLIEHHFFPTFGISANPLGLFTAVAQRTQLIRLRTLCHTLPLHNPLILAGEIAMADILTGGRLEVGVGRGHAWLYPPAGIPFDESRGRYEEALELLRLAWSGERFSFHGRYTHVDDVQVVPRPLQQPYPPIYMTGTSGAAFRIAARHGWRICSGGPAPIEVFADGFKTYREACVEFATQPHVGYVRAVFLADDENTAHREARDAIMKFFEYNVRPHDSLLDPALQEPLKAAGYAFYASDALQSMKKLSYDDILARDMVYVGTPEQVARRLGELHDQWKFDEFSIVSHYGGIAPHQAYRNQELFARRVIPALR; encoded by the coding sequence CTGGGAAGTGTTTCGGCTGATCGAGCACGCCGACGCGCTCGGCTACGACGTCTACAGCCTGATCGAGCACCATTTCTTCCCGACCTTTGGCATCTCCGCCAATCCGCTCGGGCTGTTCACGGCGGTGGCGCAGCGCACGCAGCTGATTCGCCTGCGCACGCTGTGCCACACGCTGCCGCTGCACAACCCGCTGATTCTGGCCGGCGAGATCGCCATGGCCGACATCCTGACCGGCGGACGCCTTGAAGTCGGCGTCGGACGTGGCCACGCCTGGCTGTACCCGCCGGCCGGCATTCCCTTCGACGAAAGCCGCGGCCGCTACGAGGAAGCCCTGGAGCTGCTGCGTCTGGCCTGGTCCGGCGAGCGGTTTTCCTTCCACGGCCGCTACACGCACGTGGACGACGTGCAGGTGGTGCCGCGTCCGCTGCAGCAGCCGTATCCGCCCATCTACATGACCGGCACCAGCGGCGCGGCGTTTCGCATCGCCGCCCGCCACGGCTGGCGCATCTGCTCCGGCGGACCGGCGCCGATCGAGGTGTTCGCCGACGGCTTCAAGACCTACCGCGAAGCCTGCGTCGAGTTCGCCACGCAGCCGCATGTGGGCTACGTGCGGGCGGTCTTCCTGGCCGACGACGAGAACACCGCCCACCGCGAGGCACGCGACGCGATCATGAAATTCTTCGAGTACAACGTGCGTCCGCACGACTCGCTGCTGGACCCGGCCTTGCAGGAACCCCTCAAGGCCGCGGGCTACGCCTTCTACGCCAGCGATGCCCTGCAATCGATGAAAAAACTCAGCTACGACGACATCCTGGCGCGGGACATGGTGTACGTGGGCACGCCCGAGCAGGTCGCCCGGCGCCTGGGCGAGCTGCACGATCAATGGAAATTCGACGAGTTCTCCATCGTCTCCCACTACGGTGGCATCGCCCCGCACCAGGCCTACCGCAACCAGGAGCTGTTCGCCCGGCGCGTGATACCGGCCTTGCGCTAG